In one window of Thermotoga sp. Mc24 DNA:
- a CDS encoding potassium channel family protein, producing MSKKQKSKYIVIFGCGRLGSLIANLASSSGHSVVVVDKNEYAFHRLNSEFSGFTVVGDAAEFETLKECGMEKADMVFAFTNDDSTNFFISMNARYMFNVENVIARVYDPEKIKIFEENGIKTICPAVLMIEKVKEFIIGSEED from the coding sequence ATGTCAAAAAAACAGAAAAGCAAGTACATCGTGATATTCGGCTGTGGAAGACTTGGATCGCTGATAGCAAATCTTGCTTCCTCTTCGGGACACAGTGTCGTGGTCGTGGATAAAAACGAATACGCGTTTCACAGGCTCAACTCCGAGTTTTCCGGTTTCACCGTGGTGGGAGATGCCGCGGAGTTTGAAACTCTGAAAGAGTGTGGTATGGAGAAGGCAGACATGGTGTTTGCGTTCACGAACGACGACAGTACGAATTTCTTCATCTCGATGAACGCAAGGTACATGTTCAACGTGGAGAACGTGATCGCCAGGGTCTACGATCCGGAAAAGATAAAGATTTTCGAAGAAAATGGAATAAAAACCATCTGTCCCGCCGTTCTCATGATAGAGAAAGTAAAGGAGTTCATCATAGGGAGTGAAGAAGATTGA
- a CDS encoding rhomboid family intramembrane serine protease has protein sequence MFPLYDVLPSRKKPYVTIALILINVVVFVYELMLNDRELLLFMYRYGLVPARYTVERVKEALGFSLLPFITHMFLHGGFWHILGNMWFLWIFGDNTEDEMGHVGYTLFYLSAGIFAALTQFVFAFHSTTPMVGASGAVSGVMGAYFVLFPYSRIVTLFPIFFFLTLVEIPAFYYLMIWFFIQVLNGLVGSYGIAWWAHIGGFVYGMIWGYILKMRRIHRYRY, from the coding sequence GTGTTTCCTCTTTACGATGTTCTCCCAAGTAGAAAGAAGCCTTACGTAACGATAGCTTTGATTTTGATAAACGTGGTTGTTTTCGTGTATGAACTCATGTTGAACGACAGAGAACTTCTCCTGTTCATGTACAGATATGGCCTCGTGCCAGCTCGTTATACGGTTGAGAGAGTAAAAGAAGCGCTCGGCTTTTCCCTTCTTCCTTTCATAACTCACATGTTTCTCCACGGAGGGTTCTGGCACATCCTGGGTAACATGTGGTTTCTCTGGATATTCGGAGACAACACAGAAGACGAGATGGGCCATGTTGGCTACACTCTGTTTTATCTATCTGCCGGTATTTTTGCCGCACTCACCCAATTCGTTTTTGCGTTTCATTCAACAACTCCCATGGTTGGAGCATCCGGAGCGGTGTCCGGCGTTATGGGAGCTTATTTCGTGCTGTTTCCGTACTCGAGGATCGTGACTCTGTTTCCAATTTTCTTCTTCCTCACACTCGTGGAAATACCGGCGTTCTACTATCTGATGATCTGGTTCTTTATCCAGGTTCTGAACGGCCTTGTTGGATCCTACGGAATAGCGTGGTGGGCACACATAGGTGGATTTGTCTACGGGATGATTTGGGGATATATTTTAAAGATGAGAAGGATTCACAGGTACAGATATTGA
- a CDS encoding DUF4438 domain-containing protein, producing the protein MRTNKDRLVRISVVGEIAPAKMRSPYSVTTEGTVRVIPVLGGITYNVKVGDSAYGWAGDHVEPGVSVMARNKEEEIPLMTLSCIGNEVIVMSGDAKGSRGFVTGKHGGVNHVLVYFEEEVLGKLMVGDKILIKAWGQGLKLLDHPDVKVMNIDPDLFEKLGIQEKNGKIHVPVVAKIPAHMMGSGIGASSSASTDYDIMASNPEDLGVADLKLGDIVAIQDHDNSYGVGKYRKGAVSIGVVVHSACVSAGHGPGVVVIMTGDESKILPEVVERANISDHLMR; encoded by the coding sequence GTGAGAACTAACAAAGACAGACTCGTTCGAATTTCGGTTGTTGGAGAGATCGCTCCAGCGAAAATGAGGTCTCCTTACAGTGTAACAACCGAAGGGACAGTGAGGGTAATTCCAGTGCTTGGGGGCATCACCTACAACGTGAAAGTGGGTGACAGTGCTTACGGATGGGCAGGAGACCACGTAGAACCGGGTGTTTCTGTCATGGCAAGGAATAAGGAAGAGGAAATACCGCTGATGACCCTTTCGTGTATAGGAAACGAAGTGATCGTGATGTCTGGAGACGCGAAGGGAAGCAGAGGGTTCGTCACGGGAAAACACGGAGGTGTGAACCACGTTCTCGTTTATTTCGAAGAAGAAGTACTCGGAAAGCTTATGGTGGGGGATAAGATATTGATAAAGGCCTGGGGGCAGGGACTGAAGCTTCTGGATCATCCGGATGTGAAGGTGATGAACATCGACCCAGATCTCTTCGAAAAACTTGGGATACAGGAAAAGAATGGGAAAATCCATGTACCTGTTGTTGCGAAGATTCCAGCGCACATGATGGGATCTGGGATTGGCGCTTCGAGCAGTGCTTCCACCGACTACGATATAATGGCATCGAATCCTGAGGATCTTGGAGTAGCGGATCTGAAACTTGGAGACATCGTCGCAATTCAGGACCACGACAATTCCTATGGAGTTGGAAAGTACAGAAAAGGGGCAGTATCGATAGGTGTTGTGGTACACTCTGCCTGCGTTTCAGCAGGACACGGTCCGGGCGTGGTTGTGATCATGACGGGAGACGAATCGAAGATATTACCGGAAGTGGTGGAAAGGGCGAACATATCTGACCATCTGATGAGGTGA